In one window of Streptomyces sp. NBC_01224 DNA:
- the ccsB gene encoding c-type cytochrome biogenesis protein CcsB, with protein MNLAAATNENLAHTSNVLIYSSMAVYTLAFFAHIAEWVFGSRSKVGRTAAALTGAEGAAAAATVKVQVAEKGGGTAVLDRPKIITRSAAGTRDVPDGPGAAGGTFKGDLYGRVAVSMTVLAFLVQAGGVLARALSVQRAPWGNMYEFSITFSTVAVAAYLILLALKKNVRWMGLLLVTTVLLDLGIATTVLYTSSDQLVPALHSYWLWIHVSTAIICGAVFYIGAVATLLYLFRDSYESKLANGVQPGSFAQSVLSRLPAASTLDKFSYRINAAVFPLWTFTIIAGAIWAGDAWGRYWGWDPKEVWSFITWVAYACYLHARATAGWKGRKAAYLALIAFGCWLFNYYGVNIFVTGKHSYAGV; from the coding sequence GTGAATCTCGCCGCCGCAACCAACGAGAACCTGGCGCACACCAGCAATGTGCTGATCTATTCGTCGATGGCCGTCTACACCCTGGCCTTCTTCGCGCACATCGCGGAATGGGTGTTCGGCAGCCGCAGCAAGGTCGGCCGCACCGCCGCCGCGCTGACCGGTGCCGAGGGTGCGGCGGCCGCCGCCACGGTGAAGGTGCAGGTCGCGGAGAAGGGCGGCGGCACCGCCGTACTCGACCGCCCGAAGATCATCACGCGCTCCGCGGCCGGTACCCGCGACGTCCCGGACGGGCCCGGCGCGGCCGGCGGCACGTTCAAGGGCGACCTGTACGGACGCGTGGCGGTCTCCATGACCGTGCTCGCCTTCCTCGTGCAGGCCGGCGGTGTCCTCGCCCGTGCGCTGTCCGTGCAGCGTGCCCCGTGGGGCAACATGTACGAGTTCTCCATCACCTTCTCCACGGTGGCGGTGGCCGCGTACCTGATCCTCCTCGCGCTGAAGAAGAACGTCCGCTGGATGGGGCTGCTCCTGGTCACCACCGTCCTGCTGGACCTCGGTATCGCGACCACGGTGCTCTACACCTCCAGCGACCAGCTGGTGCCCGCACTGCACTCGTACTGGCTCTGGATCCACGTCTCCACCGCCATCATCTGCGGCGCCGTCTTCTACATCGGTGCGGTCGCCACCCTGCTCTACCTCTTCCGCGACAGCTACGAGAGCAAGCTCGCCAATGGCGTGCAGCCCGGTTCGTTCGCCCAGTCCGTGCTCTCCCGGCTGCCCGCCGCCTCGACGCTCGACAAGTTCTCGTACCGCATCAACGCCGCGGTCTTCCCGCTGTGGACGTTCACGATCATCGCGGGCGCCATCTGGGCGGGCGACGCATGGGGCCGCTACTGGGGCTGGGACCCCAAGGAGGTCTGGTCCTTCATCACCTGGGTCGCGTACGCCTGCTACCTGCACGCCCGCGCCACCGCAGGCTGGAAGGGCCGCAAGGCCGCCTACCTGGCACTGATCGCCTTCGGCTGCTGGCTCTTCAACTACTACGGCGTGAACATCTTCGTCACCGGCAAGCACTCCTACGCAGGCGTCTGA
- a CDS encoding SRPBCC domain-containing protein, which produces MTDVTPVIERGTSETHGDQHILRFTLRLPHPVPRVWAAVASSEGLPGWLAAADPFEPRIGGAVTLRWLNTDRDGHATVASGTVTAWDIERVAEYTLEGLHGRIRFHLEPPRGDHVLLRFTNEFRGDDELRLDCLAGWHDHFRYLVDALDGYPADWSKWTPVRWAGLREEYVEAER; this is translated from the coding sequence ATGACCGATGTGACCCCCGTCATCGAGCGTGGCACCAGCGAGACCCATGGTGACCAGCACATCCTGCGGTTCACGCTACGGCTGCCCCACCCCGTCCCGCGGGTGTGGGCAGCCGTTGCCAGTTCCGAGGGGCTGCCCGGCTGGCTCGCCGCCGCCGACCCGTTCGAACCGCGCATCGGCGGGGCCGTCACGCTGCGCTGGCTGAACACCGACCGGGACGGGCATGCCACGGTCGCCTCCGGCACCGTCACCGCCTGGGACATCGAGCGGGTCGCCGAATACACCCTCGAAGGACTCCACGGCCGCATCCGCTTCCACCTGGAGCCACCGCGCGGCGACCATGTGCTGCTGCGCTTCACCAACGAGTTCCGGGGCGACGACGAGCTGCGCCTGGACTGCCTCGCCGGCTGGCACGACCACTTCCGCTACCTCGTCGACGCGCTCGACGGATACCCCGCCGACTGGTCGAAGTGGACCCCGGTCCGGTGGGCGGGGCTGCGCGAGGAGTACGTGGAGGCCGAGCGGTGA